The following nucleotide sequence is from Bacteroidota bacterium.
CCACAGTGCATAGCATGACCGGAGATCAGAATTTGCACGATGCGCCACATAAAGATTTGCGTAGAGCGCGCAGTGCACCGGTTTCCATTATACCAACAACTACCGGAGCTGCAAAGGCATTAAACGATATCTTTCCTGAACTTAGTGGTAAACTCGGAGGTGCCGGTATTCGTGTTCCGGTTATAAATGGTTCGCTTACCGATATAACCTGCATACTTACCAAGAGTGCAACCGTTGATTCGCTAAATGCCTTATTTAAAGAGGCTGCACAATCATCGCTCAAAGGAATTTTGGAATACACCGAAGATCCTATTGTAAGCATAGATATAGTTGGTAATATGCATAGCTGTATTTACGATGCTCAACTTACAAGTGTACTGGGTAACATGGCTAAGGTAGTGGGATGGTATGATAATGAAATGGGCTACAGTACCCGGTTGTATGAGTTGGTAAAACTTTTGCAAAAAAAATACCCGCTTAATTAGCGGGTATTTTTTTTGGACTTTATCAAACTTTAATTTATGCCATGCATCATTTTTTTCAGCATGGGGCATAATGCAAATAGCAATACTGCCGCTATTCCACACAACACTACAAACACCATAAAAAATTCGAATAAATTATGAATGGTGAACCCTGCAAAGGATGGGTACTTTACCGTAATTATGTTTTTTGATTTTATCAAGTTCAGTTGTTCTTCCGATACAACAGTAGTTGTATCCTTAAACATGGTAGTAAATTTAAAATTGTTTTCCTTGGCAAGTTTGTCGTTAATTTCTGCACACTTGTTTTTAGCAAGTAGATATAATTCTTTCCCCGAAGGGTCAACCTTGCCATCCAGTATTCCTTGTAAATCGATATTTTCTTTTTGTGCTGCAACAAACTGCTCGCTTGTTGGAGGTAGGATAGAACCAAGTGTACCTGCAAGTGCATAGCCCGATGCATTGGATAAGAAAAACACCCCAAACAATAAAGAAGCAAAACGCTTGGGAGCAAGTTTACCAACCAACGAAAGACCAATTGGCGACAGACACAATTCACCAAGAGTTTGAATAAGGTATAATAAAATCAACCACTTTACAGCAAGCATACCGCTTGTTCCAAGTTCTTTCACATTAAACGCTATAATAAAATAGCTAAGTGCAATCAATGCCAGCCCAAAGGATTGCTTCATGGGCGAAATAGGTTCTTTTCCATTTGCACGAAGTTTATCCCACAGAATACTGAAAGGAAAGGCAAGAATTACCACAAAAATACCATTGAATATTTGTACCATGGATGGAGGCATATCCCAACCAAAAAAGTTTCGATCGGTTTGGTTATCGGCAATAAAAGTTAATGAAGAACCAGCTTGTTCAAACGCTGCCCAAAAGAAAATGATAAAGAACGAAACAATGTAAATTACAAGAATACGATCTCTTTCAATTTTGGTTAATGACTTATCGCTAATGATTAATCCGGCAAGTGTAAGTCCACTTCCATAGATAATGGAGTAAATATAATTCTGACCGAATAGATAATGAAACACTGCTGCCAGGGCAACAAACGCGACTACCGAAATCATTAATGCCTGATTAGTAAACTGTGCCTTTTGCGATTCGCCTTCTTCAAAATCTGTGGCGTCATTTTTAGATGGTAAACCTCCTATTGGCTTGCCTTCAGGTGTCATCACATATTTATCTTTCAATAAGAAAAAGGTGATTGATCCCAGTACCATGGCAACAGCCGCAGCAAGAAAGCCCCATTTAAAGGCAGAAACATCGCGCGTTCCATCTTCGGCAACTACATCGCCCACCAAAGGACAAATCAGCTGACCAAGGAATGCCCCGATATTAATACCCATATAGAAAATGGTAAAGGCTGTATCCAATTTATTTTTTTCGCTTTTGGGATACAAGCTGCCTACCATACTTGAGATGTTTGGCTTGAAAAATCCGTTTCCAAAAATAATTACTCCTAAAGCAATGTATAATAAGGTGCGTGCAAGCTCAAGATTGGAATCGAATATACTCGCACTGAAAAATAAAAGTAATTGTCCGCAAGCCATAAGCATTCCACCTAGTAATATACAGTTTCGGTTTCCTAAAAACCGGTCGCTGATAAAGCCACCCAGCATGGGTGTTAAATAACAAAGACCAAGAAAGCCCCCATAGATAATGGACGACTCTTCTTTGGACATCATCAATGCGTTGACAATAAAGAGTGTGAGTATGGTGCGCATTCCGTAAAAATTGAAACGCTCCCACATTTCGGTACCAAATAGCACCCATAATCCTTTAGGATGTTTGGTATCGGCTACAGCTGTTTTTGACATAGTTTAAGTAGTTTTTTTATTAAAATTAAAATTTGAAAGGTGGGCTAAAGTATATATTTTTTAGTCGTAACCAACTGCCAGCTTTATTTTATATCAACGTTAACGAATATAATATGTCCTACGTAGTACATACTGAGAGAAATTCTATTTTTGTGAACTTCCGGAAATTTAACTTTTACATAGTTAAGTAGTTCCACGCACTTCAAATCACATATATTAATTAAAAACAGGAGAATGAAATTAAAAACGTTTCTATTAACAGCTTTAACCGTAACCATATACGTTTCTGCCATTTCCCAGGGGCAATGGACGTGGGTAAGTGGCAATAACAATATCAATGTTAGCGCGGTTTATGGAACACAAGGTGTTCCATCGACAGCTAATCACCCACATGCCTTTTACGAAACTAATGATTGGACCGATGCACAAGGCAACCTATGGATATTTGGAGGTCGTGTAGCCGCAGGCGATTGCTACGATGATGTATGGCGTTACAATCCATATA
It contains:
- a CDS encoding type I glyceraldehyde-3-phosphate dehydrogenase, whose protein sequence is TVHSMTGDQNLHDAPHKDLRRARSAPVSIIPTTTGAAKALNDIFPELSGKLGGAGIRVPVINGSLTDITCILTKSATVDSLNALFKEAAQSSLKGILEYTEDPIVSIDIVGNMHSCIYDAQLTSVLGNMAKVVGWYDNEMGYSTRLYELVKLLQKKYPLN
- a CDS encoding peptide MFS transporter encodes the protein MSKTAVADTKHPKGLWVLFGTEMWERFNFYGMRTILTLFIVNALMMSKEESSIIYGGFLGLCYLTPMLGGFISDRFLGNRNCILLGGMLMACGQLLLFFSASIFDSNLELARTLLYIALGVIIFGNGFFKPNISSMVGSLYPKSEKNKLDTAFTIFYMGINIGAFLGQLICPLVGDVVAEDGTRDVSAFKWGFLAAAVAMVLGSITFFLLKDKYVMTPEGKPIGGLPSKNDATDFEEGESQKAQFTNQALMISVVAFVALAAVFHYLFGQNYIYSIIYGSGLTLAGLIISDKSLTKIERDRILVIYIVSFFIIFFWAAFEQAGSSLTFIADNQTDRNFFGWDMPPSMVQIFNGIFVVILAFPFSILWDKLRANGKEPISPMKQSFGLALIALSYFIIAFNVKELGTSGMLAVKWLILLYLIQTLGELCLSPIGLSLVGKLAPKRFASLLFGVFFLSNASGYALAGTLGSILPPTSEQFVAAQKENIDLQGILDGKVDPSGKELYLLAKNKCAEINDKLAKENNFKFTTMFKDTTTVVSEEQLNLIKSKNIITVKYPSFAGFTIHNLFEFFMVFVVLCGIAAVLLFALCPMLKKMMHGIN